TTCGGGATCAGATAGACCTCTTAGAAAATTTCCGGCGTCGCAAAGAGATTCGGGCGGTGGTGGTCCGTATCGAAAGTCCCGGGGGCACGGTGGGGGCCTCCCAGGAACTTTATGAAGAATTGCGTCAGGTCTCTCAGGAAAAACCGGTGGTGGTCTCCCTGGGCTCCCTGGCCACTTCCGGGGCCTATTATGTGGCTCTCGGAGGGCAAAAGATCCTGGCCCTTCCCGGCACAGTCACCGGAAGCATTGGGGTCCTTTTGCAGGTGCCCAATCTGGAGGGGCTGCTTAAGAAACTGGGCATCAAGCCCCTGGTGCTAAAAAGCGGGGCCCACAAGGACCTGGTTTCCTATTATCGGGAGCCTACCCCGGAGGAAAAGCGTCTCCTTCAGGAGGTCCTCGACGATATTCACACCCAGTTTATAAAGGCGGTGAGTGAACGCCGGGGGCTTCCGGAGGAGAAGGTGCGCCGGATCGCCGACGGCCGGATTTTTACCGGACGCCAGGCCCGGGCCTTGGGGCTGATCGACGATTTCGGGAATTTGGCCCGGGCGGTAGAGGTTGCGGCAAAGATGGCCGGCCTTTCCGGCCCTCCCCGGGTGATCTACGGGCGTCCTGAGCAAGGGCTTCTCCGTAGGCTTCTTGAAGGTCGGGTGGAGGGCCGGCTTCTGGGACTTTGGGCGGCGCCCTGGTTTGTCTGGACGGGAGGGTCATGAAAAAAAGAGATCTGGCCCTGAGGCTTTCGGTCCACTTTCCGGATCTTCGGAGGAAGGATCTGGAGGCCCTGGTGGAGGCGGCCTTTGAGGAGATGACCCAGGCCCTCCTCGAAGACCGTCCGCTGGAATTTCGGGGCTTTGGCCGCTTGGAGGTCCATCACGGGCGGGAGCGTCTTTTTGTCAATCCCAAAAATCAGAAGACCTACCATGTCCGGGGCAACCGCCGGGTGGTCTTCAAGGTGGGAAAGGATCTCCAGGAGAGATTGAATCGTCCTCCTCGGGCCGTCTTAGATCTGGGCACCCAGACCTTTCGTCTGGCCCTGGGGAAAGGAGAGGGCCGGGGCCTGCGGGTCATCTTCCGGCACCGGGTAAATGTTCGGCTAGGGGAGGGATTCCGGGAAGGAAAGTTGAGTCCGCAGGCCATCCAGAGGGGTCTGGCGACCCTTGCGGAATTCCGGAAGATCCTGGACCACCTGGGGGTCGAGCAGGTGCAGGCCGTGGGGACGGCCATCCTGCGGGAGGCCCAAAATGCCGAGGACTTTCATCGCGAGGCCCGGCGCCTGGGCTTTGCTATAAGACCTATCCCTGGCGAGGAGGAAGCGGAGCTGGTCTTAAAGGGGGTGCTCCACGGCCTCAAACTTGCCGACCCCTTTTTCCTGGTAGATGCCGGAGGAGGAAGTACGGAGGTCTCCCTGGTACGTGAAGGCCGGCGTATCTGGGGGGTGAGTCTTCCCTTTGGAGCGGTGAAATTGCGGGAGCGCTTTGTCCGAGATTATCCCCTGACCCGGGAGGAGTTTCAGGGCCTGCGGAACTATTTGGTGCGGGAGTTCCAGAATCTCCGTCCTCCGGAGATTCCTTCCCGGTTCGTGGCCTGCGGGGGCACGGCTAGCCTTCTGGCCGCTCTGGATCTCCGCCTGGCCTACTATCTCCCGGAGAAGCTTCACGGCCATCGTCTCCCTCTGGAAAGGGTTCAGGCCCTGGTGGACCACCTGCGGGGGCTTTCCCTTTCCAAAATTGCTCGCCTGCGGGGTATGGAGCGCGGGCGGGAGGATATCGCCCTTCCGGGAATCCTGATCTATGAACAGCTTATGCGTCACTTCGGCCTCAAGGAACTTCTGGTCAGCGAATGGGGTCTTTTGGAAGGCCTCCTCTTGTCTTTTTGAGGAATTTCACCTAAAAAGGAAAGGAGGGTCTTTTTATGTTGGAGTTTTATTGGGAAGGCGAAGCCCTTACCTTTGATGACGTTCTCTTAGTCCCGGCCTACTCCGAGGTCCTTCCCCGGGAAGTGGATGTTTCCACCTATATCACCCCGAAGATCCGGCTCAATATTCCCATTGTTTCCGCGGCCATGGATACGGTAACCGAGGCCCGCATGGCCATCAGTATGGCCCGGGAAGGGGGATTGGGGGTCATCCACCGCAACATGAGTATTGAGGAACAGTGCCGGGAGGTGGAACGGGTCAAGAAGTCCGAAAGCGGGATGATTCTCGATCCCGTGACTGTGGGACCGGAGACCCCCATTCGGGAGGTCCTGCGCCTCATGGAGGAATATCACATTTCGGGAATTCCGGTGGTGGAGGGCCCGGAGAAAAAACTCCTGGGGATTGTGACCAACCGGGATCTCCGGTTTGAGACCGCTTTAGATCGGCCGGTCAGGGAGGTCATGACCCGGGAGAATCTGATCACCGCGCCCCCGGGAGTGACCCTGGAGGAGGCCAAGCGTATCCTCCACGAAAACCGCATCGAAAAACTCCTGATCGTGGACGAGAATTTCTGTCTCAAAGGTCTCATTACCATCAAGGATATCGAGAAATTGCGGAAGTATCCCCACGCCTGTAAGGATGAATTAGGGAGACTCCGGGTGGGGGCAGCCGTGGGAACCGGGCCAGAAAGGCTGGCTCATGCGGAGGCCCTGCTTAAGGCCGGCTGTGACGTTCTGGTAGTGGATGCCGCCCATGGCCATTCCCGGAACGTGATCGAGACCGTCAAAGATATTAAGGCCCATTTTCCGGAAGCCCAGGTCATCGCCGGGAATGTGGCCACCGCCGAAGGAGCCGAGGCCCTGATCAAGGCCGGGGCCGACGGGATCAAGGTGGGGGTGGGTCCGGGATCCATCTGTACCACCCGGATTGTGGCCGGGGTGGGGGTGCCTCAGATCACGGCCATCCATGCCTGTGCCCAGGTGGCGGATCGTTACGGGGTGCCGGTGATCGCCGATGGAGGAATCAAGTTTTCCGGGGATATCACCAAGGCCATCGGGGCCGGGGCCCACGCGGTGATGATCGGCTCCCTTCTTGCTGGAACCGAGGAGGCCCCGGGAGAGACCATTCTTTATGAGGGTCGGACTTACAAGATCTACCGGGGTATGGGCTCTCTGGGGGCCATGATGAGCGGGCGGGCGGCCCGGGAGCGTTACGGTCAGGCGGAGGGACCGGCCAAATTCGTTCCCGAGGGTATTGAGGGGCGGGTGCCTTACCGGGGGCCGGTCTCCAACATGATCTTCCAATTGGTAGGCGGCCTGCGGTCGGGGATGGGCTACTGTGGCTGTCGGACCATTGAGGAACTCCGCCGCAAGGCCCGATTTGTAAGGATCACCATGGCGGGCTTGCGTGAAAGTCACGTACACGACGTAGCCATCGTCAAAGAGGCGCCCAATTACTGGCTAGGGAGGTAGGGATGCCCCTCTATCACTGGGTAGGCAAGACCCTTTCCGGAGAGGTCCGGCGGGGGGAAATGGAGGCCGCAGACGCCAAGTTAGTGGAGGCCCGGCTAAGGCGTCTCCAGATTACGCCCCTTAAGGTCGAAGAGCGCAAAGAATCCTTCCTGGCCCGCTTCCAGCCCAAGAAGGTAAGCGGAGGCGAACTTGCCGTCTTCACCCGGCAGCTGGCCACCATGCTGGAGTCGGGGCTCCCTCTGGTGCAGGCCCTAGAGGCCCTGGCCAGCCAGCAAAAAAATCCCTACTTTCGGGAGGTCATCCGGAAGGTCAAGAGTTCGGTGGAGGGAGGAAGCAGTCTGGCAGATGCCCTGCGGGAATTTCCCAAGGTCTTCGACACCCTCTATTGTCAGATGGTGGAGGCCGGAGAGGCCGGGGGAAATCTGGATACCATTCTCTCCCGCCTGGCCACTTATCAAGAAAAGATTCAGGCCATCAAATCCAAAATCAAGCACGCCATGATGTATCCGATAGTGATTATCGTAGTGACCATCCTGGTCCTCTCCGTGATTATGGTCTTCGTGATTCCCAAGTTCGCCCAGATGTTTGCCGAAGCCGGCCAGGCCCTGCCGCTTCCCACCCAGATCGTGATTGCCGCCAGCAACCTCACCAAGAGATACTTTCCTTTCTTTGTTTTGGGAGTGATCGTTTTAGTTTTTCTCTTAAAACGTTACTACGCCACAGAAAGAGGGCGCTATCAGATAGACAAGCTTCTTTTACGTCTTCCTCTTTTCGGAGATCTCTTTCATAAATCGGCTTTGGCTCGGTTTTCCCGCACTCTGAGCAGTCTCATTGCCAGCGGAGTGCCTCTTCTCCAGGGGCTTTCCATTGCCGGAAGGGTCTCAGGCAATCGGGTCATCGAAAGGGTGGTGGAGGAGGTTCGGGTAAGTGTCTCGGAGGGGCAGTCCATTGCCGAACCTATGGCCGTAAGCGGGTATTTCCCCCACATGGTCACCCAAATGATTTCTGTAGGAGAGGCCACCGGGGCCCTGGAACAGATGCTAGACAAGGTGGCCGATTTCTACGAGGACGAGGTGGACCGCACCGTGGACACCATGTCCACCCTCATTGAGCCCATATTGATTGTTTTTCTAGGAGGCATAATCGGAAGCATTATCGTATCCCTTTATCTACCCATCTTTAAGCTAGCCAGTGTGGCTGGAGGTTAGAGGCCGGCCTCCTTCAAGGCCTTGAGAAGTTCCTTCTGTTTGGAAGTGAGCTTTTTGGGAAGAAGAGCTTCCAGACGGAGATAGAGGTCCCCTCGGGTTCCGTTCCCGGAGGGAAGCCCCAGTCCCCGCAGACGCAGGCGCGCGCCCGGGGCGGTGGCCGGGGGGATTTTTACCTTGATCCGTTTTCCCTCCAAGGTTTCCACCTCGTGTTCTCCACCCAGAAGAAGGGTGGTGAGAGGGACTTTTACCGTAGTTTCCAGATCGTTTCCTTCTCGGCGGAAGCGGGGATGAGGCTCAATCTTGACCCGTAAGAATAGGTCCCGTCTGCGTCCATCTGGCCCCAGGGGGCCTTTGGCCCGCAAGCGGAGTCGCTGGCCCTCTTTTACTCCCGGGGGAAGATGCACCTTTACCTTTTCAGGCCGCCCCAAGGGGGCCACCATGAGGACTTTTTCTCCCCCCTGAAGGACCTCTTCGAGAGAGACCGGGAGTTCCAGCTCCATCTCCGTTTCTTTAGAAGCCTGATAGGTCCGCGGCCCGGTCCCGAAAAGATGGCTGAAGAGGTCTCCCAGGTTAAGGGTGAAGTCCCGGGAGCCCTCTCCGAAACGGAAAAAGCCTCCCAGATCAAAATCTATCCCTAGATCCCGGAAGATGCTTTCAAAATTGAAACCTCGAAAAATGTCTTCCTGGCTGAAGCGCCGTTCAAATTCGGCCGAGCCGAAAAGATCGTACTGCCGGCGCTTTTCGGGGTCGGAAAGGACGGCGTAGGCCTCGTTGATCTCTTTGAACTTTTCTTCGGCCTCCTTGTTGCCCCGGTTGCGGTCCGGATGATACTTGAGGGCCAGGCGGCGGTAGGCCCTTTTGATTTCTTCCTGGCTGGCGTTACGGGGCACTCCCAAGATTTTGTAATAGTCCTTGGGCATGCCTAAAAGGTAACTCTGTAGGCAAAGACGTCAATAGAAAGGGGCTCCCCGAGGGTTTGAGGGGGGTGGAGGTGGGTATCGTCTGAGGGTAGAGACGATGAGGGGGGTCCCCCGGGGAGCCTCCTTTAACTTAACTCCCTTTCCAACTTCGTCAAGAGGTCCTCGATCTCTCTCTTGAGGTCGGCCCGGTAGCGTTTGCGATATCCGCCTATGGTGACCCGTACTCCGTCTTTTTCGGGGACTAGATAGACCCAGAGTCGGCGGTGGGTGAAGAAAAAGGCGGCAAAGACTCCGAGGATCATGAGGATACAGCCTAAATAGACCAGGGGCGCCCCCGGATCTTTGCGCACCTGAAAGCCGCTCATAAATACTGGACGAACCCCTTGAAGGCTAAGGGTGAATTTTTCTGGAGAAAAGGAGAGGGTCTGCTGGTGTCCTTCAATAAGCCAGACCATCTGGGGCTCGGCCCCCTCCTTCTTGACCCACACCTGGGCCATACGGAATCCGTGGGCCTCTCCGTAGCGGATAAGCCCCACGGTGAGGCCCTCCTCCAGCCATTCTCCATCGGCAAAAGGCTTTACGATGAGTTCCTTGGTATGCCGGCCTTTTTTTACTTCTACGGTAAGGATGGCGTACTCCTGATAGGTGGCCTGATAGACTTTCACCCCCTTATAGGTCAAGGGGTGGTTCACCCGGATGAGGTAAGGGAAGGAACGTGGGCCATCTATGACCGTGACCTGAGAGCGATAGTCTTTGGGCATCCCGTTGGGATAGAACTCGATCTCAAATTTTTCGAGTTTTAGGGCAAAGGGCAGGGTGATAAAGGCTTTTTTCCGGGAAAAGGGGATCACCCTCCGACCGGTCTCCCCCTCGAGGATACTCAGGGAGCCCCGGAAACCCCAGAGGGCCCCGATCAGGGCCCCGAGGATGATGATCAGGATGGAGCCGTGGACGAAATAGACCGCAAAATAACTCCAGCGATAGCGATCTTTTACTCCCAAGAATCCCGACTCTAAGGGACGGAATCGGAAGCCTTCCAGGCGCTGACGTATTTCTTCCAGTGGGGCCCGGATCAAGAGGCTTCGGGCCTGGGGCAGGCGAGCCGGATCCACCCCGAAGGGGTCCTTGCGATAGAGCCCCAGAGAGACCGGGAATCTCTTCCAGGAACAAAAGATAAGATTGAGCAGAAAGAGGGAAAGGAGGGCTACATACCACCAGGAATGATAGGCATCATAGAGAGAAAGGAAGTTAATAAGCTTTCCCCAGAAGGGGCCGTATTGGGCCAGGTAAAATCCGGGCTCCCTTCCCTGGGGAATGAAGGTTCCCAGGATGGAGGTCGCAGCCAGGATCAAAAAAAGGACTATGGCCAGACGCAGAGAGGCCAGGCTATCGAAGATTCTTCTCATTTTCTTCCTCTTTGATCGACTTTTTGAAATTGCGAATCCCTTCTCCCAGCCCACGTCCCAGCTCCGGGAGTTTGCTGGCCCCGAAGATGAGGACAATAATAAGCACTACCAAAAGGATTTCTGGAAGCCCTATTCCGCCGAACATTAGAGACTCCTTTTCGAAGTTTGGCGTATTTTAAAACGGGAAAGGAGGGTCTTCAAGGAAGATAAGAAATGAGTTTCCCTGGAAGATGGAGACCGCAGCCCCAGATGCGGCCCTCACAGGTAAGGATCACGTAGCCCGGCTCGACCTTTCCCTCCCAGGGGATTTTCCTTTCTAGGCGCAGGCGATCCAGAGTCAGGCGGTCTAGTTCCACCACGTTTCGGGTAGCCAGGTGACCGAAGCGCTGGAGGGCCGCAGAGGTAGGTTTCAAATATTCCGAGACCTTCCGGAGGAAAAGAAGCCCTGCGGTCTGGATGCGGAGCCTTTGGAGGTCCGCCAGATGCGGCGTGCGGACGAAAAGCCAGTAGTTTTTGGCGGTGCGCAGGAGTTCGTAGCCTTCAAAGGTCGAGGAAGGGATCCCGAAACGGGCCTCGAGATAGCCCAGGACTTCCTCCCTTTCTTCCCGGGGGACCGGCTGGGGCCAGACGGCCCGCGGGTCCATCTTTTTCCGGCCTTGACGAGAACGACTCATATCCTTCTCCGTAATTTGGCCACGAAAAACCCTACGGCCTGTATTTCATGGGGAAAAAACCGCTTGGCCTTCACCAGCTCCGGATGAAAGGGACGTCCTTCCCATTCGGTAAGCCCGGGGCGGGCGGGAAGGGGGGCCTCCCAATCCAAGAGTTCGGCCTGGCGCTTACGCAGGAGGTAGTCCACCACGGCCTCGTTCTCCTCGGGATTGATGGTGCAGGTGGAATAGACCAGGATCCCTCCGGGCTTGAGGAGATCGAAGGCCCGTACCAGGAGGCCTTTCTGAATTCCCGAAAGGTTGGTGCGCCCTTCTTTTTGATAGAGGAGTTCTCCCTCGTAGCCCTTCCGGTAGCGTCCCTCTCCAGAGCAGGGGGCGTCCACCAGGACTTTGTCGAAACTCACCTCCAGGGGATACATCTCTCCCCGGTAGACGGTAGTGAGGGCACAGGCTACCCCTAAGCGCCGGAGATTGGCCACCAGGGCGGTAATGCGGTCTAGACGCCGGTCGTTGGCTGCGATGACCGCCCGATCTTCGGTCCACTGGGCGATCTGGGTGGTTTTGCTCCCTGGGGCCGCACAGAGATCCAAAATGAGCTCTCCGGGTTGAGGGTCCAGGGCATAGACCGGAAGAGAACTCGAAAGGGTCATGGGGTAGATGAGTCCCAGATAATACTCTTCAGTGTTTCCCAGGGAGGCCTCCCGAGGTTCCACCCGGAAAAACCAGGGGATCTCTGTTTTTTCTACCCGAAACCCCTGTCGGGTGAGCCCGGAAATCACCGGTTCGGGATCTTTGGTTTTGAGGGTATTCAGGCGGAAGTAGAGGGGAAGAGGCTCGGAGAGGGACTCCAGAAATCCCTCATAGTCAGGGATAATCTCTCGGTAGCGGGCAAAGTAGTCCTCGGCCCGTTCAAGAGATCTTTCCATTCTTCAAGACCTCGGCCAGCCGCCGGTGATCCTCGAGCACTAGGTCGGCCTCGGAAAGGTGCTCCGGGGGAAGGGTGGTGGTCAGAGCCAGACAGAAGAGCCCGGCTCCCTTGGCCGAACGCACCCCGGCCGGGGCGTTTTCCACGGCCAGGGCCTCCTCTCGCGGGGCCCCGAGCCCGGAAAGACCCACGAGGTAGGGGTCCGGGTGGGGCTTGCGTCGGGGGACCTGGTCTCCGGTGACTATGAAATGAAAGAGCCGCCGGAGGGCTTCGGGCAGGACCTCTTCCAGGATCTCCCGGTGGGAACTGGTGACCAGGGCCAGGCGCCGGCCTTCCCGCCTCAAGTCCGCTAGAAGGTCCGGGACCTCCGGGAAGGGTCGCACATATCGCCGGTATTTTTCTACAAAAATCTTCTTCTGAAGCTGAAAGATCTTTCGAAAAAATTCCGCGCTAGGCTCCACTCCTTGATCTTCAAAGATCTTACGGGCGGTCTCCAGTTCTATGGCTCCCTCATGGAGGTAAAGGGCCTCCTCGGGCACCTGGAGCCCCAACTCACGAAAGGCCTCCTGCCAGGCCCGCACATGCCAGGGCATGCTGTCCAGGATCACCCCATCCAGATCGAAAAGAAGGGCCTTTTTCATCTCAGATCCAACCTCCGGGAGACCTCCTCCGGGGAGACCCCCCTGATCAGTACGGTCTTTTCTCGAGACCTCTCCCCGGAAAGAAGCTCTAGATCGGCCTTTTTGAGGTCCAGGGTCTGGGCCAGAAATTCCAGCAGGGCCCGGTTGGCCCGACCCTCGAGCGCCGGGGCCGCCACCCTTATCTTCAGGGCCTCTCCGTGGGAACCGGCCAGCTCAGTCCGTCGGGCCTTCGGCTGCACGTGAATCCGCAGGAGCGTCCCCTCTGGATGGGGCTTTATCGCGCTCAAGGCGTTCCTCCAGGTGCTCAAGATAGGAAATAAGCAGGGCCCGCAGGTCGAGCCGGATCTTTTCCCGCAACCTCCAGAGCCTTTCGATATCCTTTTCCAGGGCCTCGGCCTCGGCCTCGGCCCTTTCCACAATCTTTTTGGCCTCGGCCTCCGCCTGGGCCTTAATGGTCTCCGCAAATTCGTCAAGCCTCCGCAAGGCCTCCCGGAAGGCCCGGGCCTCCTCCTGGAGTTCCTGAATTTCTTTTTCCTTGCGGGCCAGCTCGTCCTTGAGTTGGTGGTTTTCCCGGACCAGTTCCTTGAGCTGATCCGCCACCTCTTCCAGGAAGGCCCTTACCGCTTTGCGGCTATAGCCGATGGGGACCACGTTGAAGCTCTTTTCGCGAATTTCCTTAGGGGTGATCATCAGCGCAACCTCAGGGCCATCTCGTAAAGCACCGGTACCAGAAACTGTTGCAGGAAGACGATCCCTAGGATAACTACCAGGGGCGAGAGATCAAGCCCGGAGATAGGGGGGAGGACCCGGCGCACGCGCCAGAGGACCGGCTCCGTGATCTGGTAAAGAAAACGCACTATGGGATTAAAGGGGTCGGGATTTACCCAGGAGATCAGGGCCCGGATGATGATAATCCACATGTAAAGGGTGAGGACCATGTCCAGCACCCGGGCTAACGCGGTCAAAAAATAGGAAAGCACAAACATCCTTTACCCCCTTCCGAAAGGACAGACCGGGAAGCGGCATTCCTTACAGTGAAGACAATAACCTCCGTGCCCTAGCGCGGCGATCTCTTTGCGGGTGAGGACCTCCCCGGCCAGTACCCGGGGAAGCACCAGATCGAGAATGGTCACTCCGTGATACATTCCGCAGGCCGGGACCCCCAGGAGGGCCTTTTCTCCCAGATAGGCTACCAGAAACATGTTCCCCGGAAGCACCGGGGCCCCGTAAGTAAAGGGCTCGGGCCCCAGGTCGGCGATGGCCAGACGGGTCACGTCGTCCGGGTCCACGGACATTCCTCCGGTAACTAGGACCAAGTCCACCCCCTCCGCCAGGAGACCTTCGATGGCCTCCCGAATGCGGGCCCGGTCGTCGGGGACGAAAACCGGACCGGAAACAGAAAGGCCATAGGCCTCGAGCTTGGGAATCATCACCGGGGCAAAGGCGTCTTTTATGCGGCCGTAATAGACCTCATTTCCAGTGATGACCAGTCCCGCCCGTTCCATTTTCCGGGGAAGCACCCGCAACACCCCGGGACTTTCGGAGGCGATTCGCTCCACTTCTTCCAGAAGACCTTTTTTGACCACCAGGGGAATGGCCCTTCCTCCAGCCAGTTTCTCCCCCTTTTTCACCCAGAAATTTCCGTGCCGGGTGGTCAGGGCAATTTCCCCCAGGAGATTGATGCGGTAGAGGGCCTCCGTGTCCACCTTAAAAAGGCCCTCCCGGGCGGCGGTAAAGGTGACCTTACCCTCCCGCACCTCCTCGGAGAAGGTCACCCCCTCTCCGGCTACGGCCCGGGCCAGACGCAGAGCGGCCTCGTCCTCGTGGGCCTCGTCCGGTTCCATCTCCAGAACGTAAATGTGGTCTTTGCCCAACCGCTTGAGATGGGACACATCCTCGGGCCGGATGATGTGCCCCTTACGGAAGGCCGCTCCCTTAAATTCCCCGGGACGGATTTCCGTAATATCGTGGGGCAGAACCATCCCCACCGCCTCTTCCACCGGGACCGTCCTAGCCCTCACGGGCTCCCTCCTTCTTTTCGTAGGCCTCGATAATCCGCTGGACTAGGGGATGGCGCACCACGTCCTTTTTGGTGAAAAAGACAAAGGCGATCCCCTCCACGTCCCGCAGAAGCTCTACCGCCTCGACCAGCCCGGACTTTTTGGGATCCGGAAGGTCGATCTGGGTGATGTCTCCGGTAATGACCGCCCGGGAGCCGAAGCCCAGACGGGTGAGAAACATCTTCATCTGGTCCGAAGTGGTGTTCTGGGCCTCGTCCAGGATAATGAAGGCCTCGTTTAGAGTGCGGCCGCGCATAAAGGCCAGCGGGGCCACCTCGATGACCCCCTTCTGGAGGAGACGCGAGGCCTTGTCGAAGGGAAGCATGTCGTAAAGGGCGTCGTAAAGGGGCCGCAGATAAGGGTTGACCTTTTCCACCAGGTCCCCCGGCAGGAATCCCAGTTTCTCCCCGGCCTCCACCGCCGGGCGCACCAGGACGATCCGGGAGACCTCTCCCCGCATAAGAAAGGAAATGGCCATGGCCATGGCCAGATAGGTCTTCCCGGTCCCGGCCGGGCCCACTCCAAAGACAATGTCGTGGTTGCGGATGGCCTCGATGTAACGCTTCTGGGTAAGGCCCTTGGGGGTGATGACCTTGCGGCCGGAGGTCACAAAGACCGTGTCCAGAAAGATTTCTCTAAGATTGGCCTCCGGGTTTTCCGCAAGAATGCGGGCGGCATACTCTACGTCACTGGGATAAAGGGTGTAGCCCGCCTTCAGCAGCCCGTAGAGCTCCTCCACCGCCCGGTCGGCCAGTTCGGTGTCTACCGGATCTCCGGTGATCATGACCTGGTTGCCCCGGGCGGTAATCTGGACCCGGAAGGCCTTCTCTAAGGCCTTCAGATGGGCCCCCCGTTCTCCGAAGAGATGACGGGCCAGTTTGTAATCCTCAAAGGTCCTTTCTACCGTGTTGGTCAAGTCCGACACACCTCCTTACTTTATTTTTCGTCTTTAATTTTACACCACGTAGGCTGCCTTTTCAGCCCGGCGTACCTTTTCCAGTTGTTGATTGTAGAAGTTAATCACCTCGCGTCGGCTGATCATCCCCAGAAAGACCCGGGGGTCATCGGTCTTGACCACCGGCAGTTGATCGATGTTGCGGATGGTGAACTTGCGGAGCACGGTGTTGATGTCCTCTTCGGGGTGAGTGGTGATCACATCCTTGCGGGCGATATCCTTGAGGATGATTATGTCCCAGAGGTCCTCGTTGAGGAGATAGGGACGCACGTCATTGATGGAAAAGATGCCGGAAAGGTAGCCTTCGGAGTCCACCACCGGGAAGTAATGTTGCTCGGTGCGCCCGAAGAGCTTGACGAACTGGCGCAGGGTCATGTCCTCCGGGACCACGGCATAGACCCTTTCGGGCCGAAAGATATCCTTTACCTTGATGTCCGCCAGGATGTCCGTGAAGAATTCTCCCCGATGGGCCGGAGAGTGGACCCGACTGGGCACCTGGGAATCGTAGAGGCTCTTGACCGGAAGAGGGGAGGAAAGGGTAATTTGCACGAAATAAGCGGTCATTACCGAAAGGGCTGTGGCCGGCATGAGGCCAAAGGCCCCGGTGATCTCCAGCACGATGAAGATGTTGGCCATGGGGGCCCGGGCCGCGGCCCCGAAGACCGAGGCCATACCGATGACCACATAGGGGGCCGGAGGTTGATGAAAGAGATAGGCCACGAACCCCCCCAGCATGCCCCCCACCACCAGACTAGGGGCAAAGTCTCCCCCGGAGCCTCCGGAACCTATGGTCAGAGAAAAGGCCAGGATTTTAACCAGACAGATGGCCAGCATGAGCTTTCCGGAAAGCTCTCCGTCG
This portion of the Thermosulfurimonas marina genome encodes:
- a CDS encoding NOL1/NOP2/sun family putative RNA methylase, producing the protein MERSLERAEDYFARYREIIPDYEGFLESLSEPLPLYFRLNTLKTKDPEPVISGLTRQGFRVEKTEIPWFFRVEPREASLGNTEEYYLGLIYPMTLSSSLPVYALDPQPGELILDLCAAPGSKTTQIAQWTEDRAVIAANDRRLDRITALVANLRRLGVACALTTVYRGEMYPLEVSFDKVLVDAPCSGEGRYRKGYEGELLYQKEGRTNLSGIQKGLLVRAFDLLKPGGILVYSTCTINPEENEAVVDYLLRKRQAELLDWEAPLPARPGLTEWEGRPFHPELVKAKRFFPHEIQAVGFFVAKLRRRI
- a CDS encoding HAD family hydrolase: MKKALLFDLDGVILDSMPWHVRAWQEAFRELGLQVPEEALYLHEGAIELETARKIFEDQGVEPSAEFFRKIFQLQKKIFVEKYRRYVRPFPEVPDLLADLRREGRRLALVTSSHREILEEVLPEALRRLFHFIVTGDQVPRRKPHPDPYLVGLSGLGAPREEALAVENAPAGVRSAKGAGLFCLALTTTLPPEHLSEADLVLEDHRRLAEVLKNGKIS
- a CDS encoding DUF167 domain-containing protein; its protein translation is MQPKARRTELAGSHGEALKIRVAAPALEGRANRALLEFLAQTLDLKKADLELLSGERSREKTVLIRGVSPEEVSRRLDLR
- a CDS encoding DivIVA domain-containing protein, yielding MITPKEIREKSFNVVPIGYSRKAVRAFLEEVADQLKELVRENHQLKDELARKEKEIQELQEEARAFREALRRLDEFAETIKAQAEAEAKKIVERAEAEAEALEKDIERLWRLREKIRLDLRALLISYLEHLEERLERDKAPSRGDAPADSRAAEGPTD
- a CDS encoding YggT family protein, giving the protein MFVLSYFLTALARVLDMVLTLYMWIIIIRALISWVNPDPFNPIVRFLYQITEPVLWRVRRVLPPISGLDLSPLVVILGIVFLQQFLVPVLYEMALRLR
- a CDS encoding molybdopterin-binding protein yields the protein MRARTVPVEEAVGMVLPHDITEIRPGEFKGAAFRKGHIIRPEDVSHLKRLGKDHIYVLEMEPDEAHEDEAALRLARAVAGEGVTFSEEVREGKVTFTAAREGLFKVDTEALYRINLLGEIALTTRHGNFWVKKGEKLAGGRAIPLVVKKGLLEEVERIASESPGVLRVLPRKMERAGLVITGNEVYYGRIKDAFAPVMIPKLEAYGLSVSGPVFVPDDRARIREAIEGLLAEGVDLVLVTGGMSVDPDDVTRLAIADLGPEPFTYGAPVLPGNMFLVAYLGEKALLGVPACGMYHGVTILDLVLPRVLAGEVLTRKEIAALGHGGYCLHCKECRFPVCPFGRG
- a CDS encoding PhoH family protein, with product MSDLTNTVERTFEDYKLARHLFGERGAHLKALEKAFRVQITARGNQVMITGDPVDTELADRAVEELYGLLKAGYTLYPSDVEYAARILAENPEANLREIFLDTVFVTSGRKVITPKGLTQKRYIEAIRNHDIVFGVGPAGTGKTYLAMAMAISFLMRGEVSRIVLVRPAVEAGEKLGFLPGDLVEKVNPYLRPLYDALYDMLPFDKASRLLQKGVIEVAPLAFMRGRTLNEAFIILDEAQNTTSDQMKMFLTRLGFGSRAVITGDITQIDLPDPKKSGLVEAVELLRDVEGIAFVFFTKKDVVRHPLVQRIIEAYEKKEGAREG